In Melospiza melodia melodia isolate bMelMel2 chromosome 30, bMelMel2.pri, whole genome shotgun sequence, a single window of DNA contains:
- the C30H17orf113 gene encoding uncharacterized protein C17orf113 homolog, with product MRALLLEARCASTLADFPATSSMVPPGKKPAGETSNSNKKCKRYFNEHWKEEFTWLEFDYERKLMFCAECRQALVKNKHGKAENAFTVGTDNFQRHALLRHVTSGAHRQALAVNRQQLAFDTPRAGHPELRSLIKVEVNPAKVAVLTTVYWMAKEEIPDEKCSSLLSLQKFNLCQALLASEHSEFYHPGSVREMQAAIAKVLHNEDRHRIKASPFIGLVVDETVDVLEHRSLAVFTTTVSPCNGQTSTTFLGSFELPAGEASTVAGKVGEVMRSFGIPSMKLTWLSADSASLVAERLSGVGTALGSLCPLLTEVHCLSHGTSLLLAESISTIEYLQKYETTVDAVYRLYSSFQGEGESLQELRRVLDLCEIDLGSPKAIHWTSIFPAVEAIDSSWPTLVLLLESQAECSPVARGLCEELKKFQFVAFTKILLDVLPIFQKLSRFFQIEDFDLSILKPIVSATATTLQAQQSTSGQNLQEFLREMNKHPQDGREGESRLYYKGVELANCSQVHLKHFEHLKDSYLEKVRGNLLDRFPSSVLEAISSFSAIFNPKCYPQSLEDIGSYGVSELNFLLRVYSRVVVSERALSDFPLFKRIVFSLSQLSFKDLCVKLVYSSSEMHELFPDFAVLAAIALALPLGSVLAEKIRRGRELLQRGRSRLARDQGLSDLMKIAIDGPAISEFNFALAIECYESMRESGFIVAQVK from the exons ATGCGCGCACTGCTCCTGGAGGCACGGTGCGCTTCAACCCTAGCTGATTTCCCAGCCACAAGCAGCATGGTGCCTCCGGGGAAAAAGCCAGCTGGGGAAACTTCCAATTCCAACAAAAAGTGCAAACGCTATTTCAATGAGCACTGGAAGGAGGAGTTCACCTGGCTGGAGTTTGACTATGAGAGGAAGCTCATGTTTTGCGCGGAGTGCCGGCAGGCCCTGGTGAAGAACAAGCACGGGAAAGCGGAGAACGCTTTCACCGTGGGCACCGACAACTTCCAGCGGCACGCGCTGCTGCGCCACGTCACCTCGGGCGCCCACCGCCAGGCGCTGGCCGTCAACCGCCAGCAGCTGGCCTTCGACACCCCCCGTGCTGGCCACCCCGAGCTGCGCTCGCTCATCAAGGTGGAGGTGAACCCGGCCAAGGTGGCCGTCCTCACCACGGTCTACTGGATGGCCAAGGAGGAGATCCCCGATGAGAAGTGCTCCTCCCTGCTGAGCTTGCAGAAGTTCAACCTGTGCCAGGCGCTGCTGGCGTCAGAGCACAGCGAGTTCTACCACCCTGGCAGCGTCAGGGAGATGCAG gcagccatTGCCAAAGTCCTCCACAACGAGGACAGGCACAGGATCAAAGCCTCGCCGTTCATTGGGCTGGTGGTGGACGAGACAGTGGATGTCCTGGAGCACCGCAGCCTCGCCGTGTTCACCACCACTGTCTCCCCCTGCAACGGGCAgacctccaccaccttcctgggcagctTCGAGCTGCCTGCAGGGGAGGCCTCCACGGTGGCAGGCAAGGTGGGCGAGGTGATGCGCTCCTTTGGCATCCCCAGCATGAAGCTCACCTGGCTCAGCGCTGACAGTGCCTCGCTGGTGGCCGAGCGGCTCAGCGGGGTGGGGACGGCGCTGGGCTCGCTCTGCCCGCTCCTCACTGAGGTGCACTGCCTGTCCCACGGCACCTCCCTGCTGCTGGCCGAGAGCATCAGCACCATCGAGTACCTCCAGAAGTATGAGACCACTGTGGATGCTGTGTATAGGCTCTACTCCAGCTTCCAGGGGGAAGGGGAgagcctgcaggagctgcggaGGGTCCTGGACCTCTGTGAGATAGACCTTGGGAGCCCCAAAGCCATCCACTGGACCTCTATCTTCCCAGCTGTAGAAGCCATTGACTCCTCGTGGCCcacgctggtgctgctgctggagagccaGGCAGAGTGCTCACCCGTGGCCCGTGGCCTCTGCGAAGAGCTCAAGAAGTTCCAGTTTGTGGCCTTCACCAAGATCCTCCTGGATGTCCTCCCCATCTTCCAGAAGCTCAGTCGTTTCTTCCAGATCGAGGATTTTGACCTCTCCATCTTGAAGCCCATAGTCTCGGCCACGGCCACCACGCTGCAGGCCCAGCAGAGCACCAGTGGCCAGAACCTCCAGGAGTTCCTCAGAGAGATGAACaagcacccacaggatggccgggAGGGCGAGAGCCGCCTCTACTACAAGGGTGTTGAGCTTGCCAACTGCTCCCAGGTGCACCTGAAACACTTTGAGCACCTGAAGGACAGCTACCTGGAGAAGGTACGGGGCAACCTGCTGGACAGGTTCCCCAGCAGCGTCCTGGAGGCCATCAGCTCCTTCTCTGCCATCTTCAACCCCAAGTGCTACCCGCAGTCTCTGGAGGACATTGGCAGCTATGGGGTGAGCGAGCTGAATTTCCTGCTGCGGGTGTACTCGCGGGTGGTGGTGAGCGAGAGGGCCCTGAGCGACTTTCCCCTCTTCAAGCGCATCGTCTTCAGCCTCAGCCAGCTCTCCTTCAAGGACCTGTGTGTCAAGCTGGTCTACAGCAGCTCTGAGATGCACGAGCTCTTCCCAGACTTCGCTGTCCTGGCCGCTATAGCCCTGGCCTTGCCGCTGGGCTCGGTGCTGGCCGAGAAGATCCGCCGGGGCCGGGAGCTGCTGCAGCGCGGCCGCTCGCGCCTCGCCAGGGACCAGGGGCTCTCTGACCTCATGAAGATCGCCATCGACGGGCCAGCCATCAGCGAGTTCAACTTTGCCTTGGCCATCGAGTGCTACGAGAGCATGAGGGAGTCTGGGTTCATCGTGGCGCAGGTGAAGTGA